The Dasypus novemcinctus isolate mDasNov1 chromosome 2, mDasNov1.1.hap2, whole genome shotgun sequence genome includes a region encoding these proteins:
- the TRIM41 gene encoding E3 ubiquitin-protein ligase TRIM41, producing MAAVAMTPNPVQTLQEEAVCAICLDYFTDPVSIGCGHNFCRVCVTQLWGGEDEEDRDELDREEEEEDVEEEEVEAVGAGGGWDTPMRDEDYEGDMEEEVEEEDEGVFWTSGMGGSNWDNMDYVWEEEDEEEDLDYYLGDMEEDLRGEDEEDEEEVLEEDEEEELDPVTSLPPPPAPRRCFTCPQCRKSFPRRSFRPNLQLANMVQVIRQMHPTPGRVSRGNEQGICPKHQEALKLFCEVDEEAICVVCRESRSHKQHSVVPLEEVVQEYKAKLQGHVEPLRKHLEAVQKMKVKEERRVTELKSQMKSELAAVASEFGRLTRFLAEEQAGLERRLREMHEAQLGRAGAAASRLAEQAAQLSRLLAEAQERSQQGGLRLLQDIKETFNRCEEVQLQPPEVWSPDPCQPHSHDFLTDAIVRKMSRMFCQAARVDLTLDPDTAHPALMLSPDRRGVRLAERRQEVADHPKRFAADCCVLGAQGFRSGRHYWEVEVGGRRGWAVGAARESTHHKEKVGSGGSSVGSGDASSSRHHHRRRRLHLPQQPLLQREVWCVGTNGKRYQAQSSTEQTLLSPSEKPRRFGVYLDYEAGRLGFYNAETLAHVHTFSAAFLGERVFPFFRVLSKGTRIKLCP from the exons ATGGCTGCCGTTGCCATGACACCCAACCCTGTGCAGACCCTTCAGGAGGAGGCGGTGTGCGCCATCTGCCTCGATTACTTCACGGACCCCGTGTCCATCGGCTGCGGGCACAACTTCTGCCGAGTGTGTGTAACCCAGTTGTGGGGCGGGGAAGATGAGGAGGATAGGGATGAGTTAGaccgggaggaggaggaggaagatgtAGAGGAGGAGGAAGTAGAGGCTGTAGGGGCCGGCGGGGGGTGGGACACCCCCATGCGGGACGAAGACTATGAGGGCGACatggaggaggaggtcgaggagGAAGACGAGGGTGTATTCTGGACCAGTGGCATGGGAGGGTCTAACTGGGACAATATGGACTacgtgtgggaggaggaggacgaGGAGGAAGACCTGGACTACTACTTGGGGGACATGGAGGAGGACTTGAGGGGGGAGGACgaggaggacgaggaggaggTGCTGGAGGAGGACGAGGAAGAGGAGCTGGACCCTGTCACCTCACTGCCCCCGCCTCCGGCCCCTCGGAGGTGCTTCACCTGCCCCCAGTGCCGAAAAAGCTTTCCCCGGCGGAGCTTCCGCCCCAATCTGCAGTTGGCCAACATGGTCCAGGTGATTCGGCAGATGCACCCCACTCCTGGTCGAGTGAGTCGTGGGAACGAACAGGGCATCTGCCCCAAGCACCAAGAAGCCCTGAAACTTTTCTGTGAGGTGGACGAAGAGGCCATCTGTGTGGTGTGCCGGGAATCCAGGAGCCACAAACAGCACAGCGTGGTGCCATTGGAGGAGGTGGTGCAGGAGTACAAG GCCAAACTGCAGGGGCACGTGGAACCACTGAGGAAGCACTTGGAGGCTGTGCAGAAGATGAAGGTCAAGGAAGAGAGAAGGGTGACAGAGCTGAAG AGCCAGATGAAGTCAGAGCTGGCAGCGGTGGCCTCAGAGTTTGGGCGGCTGACACGGTTTCTGGCCGAAGAACAGGCAGGGCTGGAGCGGCGCCTCAGAGAGATGCACGAAGCCCAGCTGGGGCGCGCGGGAGCAGCGGCCAGCCGCCTTGCTGAGCAGGCTGCCCAGCTGAGCCGCCTGCTGGCTGAAGCCCAGGAGCGGAGCCAGCAGGGAGGCCTGCGGCTGCTTCAG GATATCAAGGAAACTTTCAATAG GTGTGAAGAGGTACAGCTGCAGCCTCCAGAGGTCTGGTCCCCTGACCCGTGCCAACCCCATAGCCATGACTTCCTGACAGACGCCATTGTGAGGAAAATGAGCCGGATGTTTTGTCAGGCTGCCCGAG TGGACCTGACGCTGGACCCTGACACGGCTCACCCTGCCCTGATGCTGTCCCCTGACCGTCGGGGGGTCCGCCTGGCAGAACGGCGGCAGGAAGTTGCTGACCATCCCAAGCGCTTCGCCGCTGACTGCTGCGTACTGGGGGCCCAGGGCTTCCGCTCTGGCCGGCACTACTGGGAGGTAGAGGTGGGCGGGCGGCGGGGCTGGGCGGTGGGTGCTGCCCGTGAATCGACCCATCACAAGGAAAAGGTGGGCTCTGGGGGGTCCTCCGTGGGTAGTGGGGATGCCAGCTCCTCACGTCATCACCACCGCCGCCGCCGGCTCCACCTGCCCCAGCAGCCCCTCCTTCAGCGCGAAGTGTGGTGTGTGGGTACCAACGGCAAACGCTACCAGGCGCAGAGCTCAACGGAGCAGACACTGCTGAGCCCAAGTGAGAAACCACGGCGCTTCGGCGTGTACCTGGACTATGAGGCTGGGCGCCTGGGCTTCTACAACGCAGAGACTCTAGCCCATGTGCATACATTCTCGGCTGCCTTTCTGGGCGAGCGTGTCTTCCCGTTCTTTCGGGTGCTCTCCAAAGGCACCCGCATCAAGCTCTGCCCTTGA